A genomic window from Silene latifolia isolate original U9 population chromosome 11, ASM4854445v1, whole genome shotgun sequence includes:
- the LOC141614985 gene encoding midasin-like, protein MDPQHICVPLYNEFGNLFQITFSEKENEDLLSRLKKQVIKKNWNNLLSGFHKCVQRVAEIGKCGPGTKRKRPLNEKVMVRWGTFSQKVEIARKQVNASSGMIFSFVEGAFVTALRNGEWILLDEVNLAPLETLQRIIGVLDRETLATSSKIETTSMMMVEVATRHQSQLIS, encoded by the exons ATGGATCCTCAACATATATGCGTGCCTCTGTACAATGAATTTGGAAATCTGTTTCAGATAACCTTCTCTGAAAAG GAGAATGAGGATCTTCTCTCTCGGTTGAAGAAACAAGTGATTAAAAAAAACTGGAACAACTTACTGAGTGGCTTTCATAAGTGTGTACAACGTGTGGCTGAAATAGGTAAATGTGGACCTGGAACTAAGCGTAAGAGACCTCTGAATGAAAAAGTTATGGTACGGTGGGGAACTTTTTCTCAGAAAGTTGAGATTGCCAGAAAACAAGTTAATGCCTCGTCAGGAATGATATTTTCATTTGTTGAAGGGGCCTTTGTTACCGCGCTCAGAAATGGTGAGTGGATATTGCTTGATGAGGTTAATTTGGCCCCCCTTGAAACATTGCAAAGAATCATTGGAGTTCTCGATCGGGAAACTCTAGCAACCAGTTCCAAAATCGAGACGACTTCAATGATGATGGTGGAAGTGGCAACTCGACATCAATCCCAACTAATTAGCTAG